TGCGCCAGGCAGGGCGCGACCAGGCCAAAGGTTTCACCCGCGATTTCACAGCACTCGCCTACGGCGTAAACATCGGGAATGGCGCTGCGCAGCTGACCATCGACCAGAATGCCGCGCTGACACGGCAGCCCCGCCGCCTGCGCCAGCGTTATCTCCGGCTGCACGCCGATGGCGATCACCACCTGCGTGGCGGCGCAGTGGCGGCCGCTGGTGAGCATTACGCCCGCCTCGTCAATCGCCGACAGTCCGCTGTTGAGTTCACAGCAGATACCGCGCTGCGCTAAAGCCGTCAGCAACAGCTCGCCCGCTTTTGCATCCAGCTGGCGATCCAGCAGCCAGGGTTTGTGATGGACCAGCGTAACCTCACGGCCACGGGCGCGGAGTGCCGCCGCCGCTTCAATGCCGAGAAAGCCGCCGCCCAGTATCACCACCGGTCCCTGGCCCGCCAGCAGTCGCCGGACGTCGGCGATGCTGCGAAAACTCATCACGCACTCCGCATCGATACCCGGAATCGCAGGCAGACGAGGCTGTGAGCCGGTGGCAAACACCAGCCGATCCCAGCCGAGCTGGCGCTGATCGGTCTGCACCGTGCGTGCGGCCAGATCGACCTGCTGCACGGTTTCGCCGGTCAGCAGCGTGACGCCGTGCCGCTGATACCAGTCGCGATCGTGGATCAGGGTGTCACTGAAGGACTTTTCACCCGCCAGCACCGGCGACAGCAGCACGCGGTTGTAGTTGCCGTGCGGCTCGCGGCCAATGACCGTGATGGCGTAACGCAGCGGCGCACGCTGCAGCAGGCTCTCCACCATCTGCATCCCCGCCATACCATTGCCTATCACCAGCAACCGTTGCCTCATGGTCTGCTCCTTATGCCGCCGTGGTCTGTTTTTCATAGAGAAAATGCAGCACTTTCTGGCGCAGCTGGTGGTAGCGCGGCTCATCCGCCAGCGCCACCCGCGAGCGCGGACGCGGCAGATCGACGGTGAGGATTTCGCCGACCTTTGCCGCCGGGCCGTTGGTCATCATCATTACCCGATCGGAGAGCAGCACCGCTTCATCCACGTCATGGGTGATCAGCACGATGGTGGTGTTCAGCTCCTGCTGAATGCGCATTACGCTGTCCTGCAGGTGAGCGCGGGTTAAGGCATCCAGCGCGCCAAATGGCTCATCCAGCAGCAGCACGCGCGGCTTCATCGCCAGCGCCCGGGCAATGCCGACGCGCTGCTTCATGCCGCCTGAGATCTCGCCAGGCCGCTTGTGCATGGCGTGACTCATCTGCACCCGATTAAGGTTGTGCTCGATCCAGTCCCGCATCTCCGCTTTGCTGAAGCGTCCTTTAAAGACCTGCTGCACCGCCAGTTCGACGTTCTGAAACGCCGTCAGCCACGGCAGCAGCGAATGGTTCTGAAACACCACCGCACGCTCCGGGCCCGGCCCGGTGATTTCGCGGTTATCACACAGCAGCACGCCGCTGCTGGGACGGGTGAGTCCGGCAATCAGGTTCAGCAGTGTCGATTTGCCGCAGCCGGAGTGACCAATCAGGCTCAGGGTTTCCCCTTCGTGAATATCAAAGCTGACGTTGTCCAGTGCCAGAAACTCGCCAGTGGCGGTATTGAAACGCTGACTCACCTGCTGAACGCGAATAATGTGTTGCTGCATGATGTTCTCCTTATTTTTCCCAGCTGAAACGACGCGCCAGCAGCATCAGACCCTGCTCCAGCAGCAGCCCGACCACACCGATAATCAGAATGGCGATCAGAATGTTTGCCACGTTGAGGTTGTTCCACTCGTTCCAGATCCAGAAGCCGATCCCCAGCCCGCCCGTCAGCATTTCGGCGGCAACGATCACCAGCCACGCGATGCCGATAGAGAGACGCACCCCGGTGAGCACCGCAGGCAGCACGGCGGGCAGCAGGATCCGGCGCATCACCGTCCATTCAGAAAGCTGTAACACGCGCGCTACGTTGAGGTAGTCCTGCGGAATGCGCTGCACTCCTTCGGCGGTGTTGATGATCATCGGCCAGATTGAACAGATGAAAATGGTCCAGCTGGCGGCTGGCTCGGCGCGCTGAAACAGCAGCAGGCCAATCGGCAGCCAGGCCAGCGGACTGACCGGACGCAGTAAGGCGATAATCGGATTGAACATCCGCGCCATAAAGGTGAAGCGCCCCAGCAGAAAACCGGCCGGAATGCCCACCAGCGCAGCCAGGCCGAAGCCGATGGCGACGCGCTGCAGGGAGGCCAGCACATTCCAGCCGATGCCCTGATCGTTGGGGCCATTGCTGTAGAACGGGTCAGCGAACAGCACCTGCGCGGCCTGCCAGGTCGCGTAAGGCGAAGGAAACGAGGGTTCGGACAGGGCGGCGATCTGCCACACCAGCAGCATCAGCAGCAGGCCGCCCGCAGCCGGTATGCAGCGCTGCAGAAACGGACGCAGCCGCGCCGGACGAACGGCGGCTTTGGGGGTGACCTGTAACGGAATAACGGTGGCACTGCCGGGGGTTTGCACCGGCTGAGCCAGCGCGCGCGCGTCAGTTTTCATAACGACCTCTCTTAACGTTTGATAGCGAAACTGGCGGCGTAGGCGGCAGGATTGCTGCCATCCCAGACTTTGCCGTCGATCAGGGTGCTGCTGCGCATCTCACTGGCAGGCAATGCAATCTGCCCGACGGCGCTGGCAGCCTGTTTGTAGATGTCGATGCGGTTGATCTGGCGGGCCACGGCGACGTAATCGGGATCGCGGGTGAGCAGTCCCCAGCGTTTCATCTGCGTCAGGAACCACATGCCGTCGGAGAGCCACGGAAAACTGACGTTACCGTTGTCGAAGAAGCGCATCGGATGCGCGTCCTGCCACGACTGTCCCAGGCCGTTCTGATACTGGCCGAGCATTCGCCCCTGCAGCGTTTCCACTTTGGTATTGATCCAGGCGCGCCCGGCTAACACCTGCGCGGTTTCACGGCGGTTATCGTCTGAGGCGTCGATCCAGCGCGCGGCCTCCAGCACGGCGGCGGTCAGCGCGCGGGCAGTATTAGGATTCTCTTTCACCCACTGCGCGCGGGTGCCGAGCACTTTTTCCGGATGCTCCGGCCAGATCTGCTGGCTGGTGGCGGCGGTAAAGCCGATGTTGTCGCTGATGGCGCGCTGGTTCCACGGCTCGCCGACGCAGTAGCCGCTCATGTTGCCAATCTTCATGTTCATCACCATCTGCGGCGGCGGCACGACTACGGTGCGCACGTCGTCAAACGGATGAATCCCGGCATTGGCCAGCCAGTAGTAGAGCCACATGGCGTGCGTACTGGTGGGAAAGGTATGAGCGAAAGTCAGGCTGCCTTTAGGGCGGCTATCAACGGCTTTTTTCAGGCTGGCCGCATCGGTGACGCCACTGGCTTTCAGCTGGTTCGACAGGGTAATGGCCTGCCCGTTGTGATTGAGCGTCATCAGGTTCGCCATGTCGTGCTGCGGTCCCGCCACGCCAAGCTGCAGCGCGTAGATCATGCCGTAGAGCACATGCGCCGCATCCAGTTCGCCGGAGGTCAGCTTGTCGCGCACCGCCGCCCAGCTCGCCTCTTTGCTGACCGCAAGCGTCAGGCCATACTTCTTATCGAAGCCTTTTACCGACGCCATAACCACCGGCGCACAGTCGGTAAGCGGAATAAAGCCCACCCGCACCTGCGCCTTTTCTGGCGCATCGGAACCTGCTGCCCAGACTGCATTTCGTAATCCCGGAACGATCCAGGCCGCACCCAGCGCAGCACCGGAGATCAGCGCCTGACGTCGTGTCAGTGAAAATGGCGTTTTGCTCATCAAGTTGCCCCTGAACAGAAATAAAAAAAGGCGTCCTCCGACAAGCCGAAGCCTGCGGATGGACGCCTTTATCCAAAGCACTGACCCCACCGCCATTGGCGGGAGCAATGCGTACTCTCTGTAAGGTTAAAGCAAAGGGTGTGCCAGATCGCCGAAGCCGCGTGAATGCCGATCTGCGGGGACAGCCTGGTGAGAAATTAACCGTTTTTGCACGTTTCCGACGCAGATCACGCACAAAGGCTGTGCAGCTACCTCATCCGGGTTAGGTGTCCAGGGTCTTCGCCACCGCCAGCACCGCCTGTGCGATTTCCAGTACCCGCTTGTTCTGATTCATCGCACTTTTGCGCAGCGCCTGCCAGGCGGCCTCTTCGCTGAACCCCTGCTGCTGCATCAGCCAGTGCTTGGCCTGATCGATCACCCGTCGCTCGTCGAGTGAGGCCCGCATCGACGCCAGCTCATCCGCCTGCTGTTGCAGACGCTGCGACTGCTCACCAATCAGCGACAGCACCGAGCGCCCAAGCTGCGGGGCCAGGCCGTCACTGTTGAGTGCAGCCGCGCCGGGCAGCCAGTCAGCCCCGGAGACGTAGAGCGAGAAGTTGCTGTCGCCCCGAACGACCGGAAAGGCTGCCTGCTGCTGCGCCTGAGCAATCGCCTCACGGCAGCGCTGCATCAGCGTGGCCGTCAGGGCATCTTCCAGCGTTTTCATCTGGTCCAGCCGCTCAGAGAGCAGAGAAAACCAGTGCAGCGCGCCGGTTTCATCATACCGGCCGCCGGTGCAGGCGATACGCCGCAGACGTTCGATGTCCCGACCGGGCTGAGCCAGCGGCTGCCAGCATTCACAGGCGGCGCTGTCGGCAAATTCCCGGAAGGTGGTAAAACTCTGCTCCTGGGCCGCAATCAGGGCCACCATCTGGCTGCGCTGGTCAGGCGTAAACTGCCCCGCCGCAAAGCCAGCAGAGCCGATGGCCCGCTCCTGTCCGGCCAGCTCTTTGCCCTGCATAAAGCTGAACAGGGCGATAAGCGCGCGGGAA
This genomic window from Pantoea sp. Lij88 contains:
- the ntrB gene encoding nitrate ABC transporter permease, with the protein product MKTDARALAQPVQTPGSATVIPLQVTPKAAVRPARLRPFLQRCIPAAGGLLLMLLVWQIAALSEPSFPSPYATWQAAQVLFADPFYSNGPNDQGIGWNVLASLQRVAIGFGLAALVGIPAGFLLGRFTFMARMFNPIIALLRPVSPLAWLPIGLLLFQRAEPAASWTIFICSIWPMIINTAEGVQRIPQDYLNVARVLQLSEWTVMRRILLPAVLPAVLTGVRLSIGIAWLVIVAAEMLTGGLGIGFWIWNEWNNLNVANILIAILIIGVVGLLLEQGLMLLARRFSWEK
- a CDS encoding nitrate regulatory protein, which produces MSDAMTWLQASRDSDIASLQRLLETGELMAAVSELVHRLQRERGANNLWICSDGTLFSAERLARQQEVSDGLQHFYRALPPAVAQPGYSRFCNLIAAALQALDGLPALRQQISQGERDQAAAMAAFNQVIRTLLNLVFEAADTASYPGISRALIALFSFMQGKELAGQERAIGSAGFAAGQFTPDQRSQMVALIAAQEQSFTTFREFADSAACECWQPLAQPGRDIERLRRIACTGGRYDETGALHWFSLLSERLDQMKTLEDALTATLMQRCREAIAQAQQQAAFPVVRGDSNFSLYVSGADWLPGAAALNSDGLAPQLGRSVLSLIGEQSQRLQQQADELASMRASLDERRVIDQAKHWLMQQQGFSEEAAWQALRKSAMNQNKRVLEIAQAVLAVAKTLDT
- a CDS encoding ABC transporter ATP-binding protein is translated as MQQHIIRVQQVSQRFNTATGEFLALDNVSFDIHEGETLSLIGHSGCGKSTLLNLIAGLTRPSSGVLLCDNREITGPGPERAVVFQNHSLLPWLTAFQNVELAVQQVFKGRFSKAEMRDWIEHNLNRVQMSHAMHKRPGEISGGMKQRVGIARALAMKPRVLLLDEPFGALDALTRAHLQDSVMRIQQELNTTIVLITHDVDEAVLLSDRVMMMTNGPAAKVGEILTVDLPRPRSRVALADEPRYHQLRQKVLHFLYEKQTTAA
- a CDS encoding CmpA/NrtA family ABC transporter substrate-binding protein — encoded protein: MSKTPFSLTRRQALISGAALGAAWIVPGLRNAVWAAGSDAPEKAQVRVGFIPLTDCAPVVMASVKGFDKKYGLTLAVSKEASWAAVRDKLTSGELDAAHVLYGMIYALQLGVAGPQHDMANLMTLNHNGQAITLSNQLKASGVTDAASLKKAVDSRPKGSLTFAHTFPTSTHAMWLYYWLANAGIHPFDDVRTVVVPPPQMVMNMKIGNMSGYCVGEPWNQRAISDNIGFTAATSQQIWPEHPEKVLGTRAQWVKENPNTARALTAAVLEAARWIDASDDNRRETAQVLAGRAWINTKVETLQGRMLGQYQNGLGQSWQDAHPMRFFDNGNVSFPWLSDGMWFLTQMKRWGLLTRDPDYVAVARQINRIDIYKQAASAVGQIALPASEMRSSTLIDGKVWDGSNPAAYAASFAIKR